Below is a window of Synchiropus splendidus isolate RoL2022-P1 chromosome 9, RoL_Sspl_1.0, whole genome shotgun sequence DNA.
CCAAAAAAGTTCCATGCAGCAGTGGAGGTTTTATCAATATTTAAAGGCTCCGCGGGGAGCTGCGTCTGTTGCTCAGGGTTGCATGAATCTGGATCGATATGGTGCTGAAAATCTGCAGCACACCTGGGTCTCCTGAGGGCCACAGTGAAGAATGGTGgctttttttaatctctggTAAGACGCCCCGAGTGTAGAGGGATGGCATGCTGAGACGCCGCTGCTCTCTGATCCTAGCGCTTTGTAGCGGCCCAGGCAGATGTTGCTACTTGAAACAGTTTCCAGCTCTGCAGGTAGGGAGCAGCCGCTGAGAGGGCGTGATCAATTTAACAATATTAtcagtcaccgatcatgatcggtgtgATTGGGGAATGCGATCAcaacctgtcattgccgatcacaactgatcacgtgtgtcTCTGATAAagccctgctggatgtgatgcgtccgctcctcccttcTGGCGCCTCAGTAAGCagcggcatgtctgctgtggagcttctttcaatctgtcatgtaaagtttgcatcctgcagcacatgcacacatgggaaatgctgtgcagggaagcaccttcaaattaaacacgccattgaAAGCGCCACAAGCGCACATGACGGAGAGTTtcctgggctcatgaaagtgagaccgctggttcctcagcagcaggctgtttgcgcagctgacgcttagcaacacccgccggtccgagcgtgacattcggaatgacaagaaataattattcatttcatcGAACTAGATGAGCAGCTTTTCTCGGGTGTCGTTCACACGGAGACAGAAATGACGGAGtctgtcgccgttttggagtcaggcgCAGCGTTCGTGAGCcccctgaatctgaaacttctgaaaatgtccagagtggaaactttcatacatgctgtctcggagtcctgctacagtatgtcaatatttcacaggcatagcacagtctctagagagtCACCTGCGGCGTCTCAcgttgaattaaatgtttttcagttgtccttttgacagaatagttgctgcattcagcaaggtttttcagttttttgctaccatgaagaggtatataaaaacgtgtctgaattaaaatgagttaaagttcatgttttcacatcatggacacagaaggtctacaaattcattgtcaaaccATGTGATCTGTATCAGTAattggcagcaaaaaccctgatcggagcatctctatatattattatttttctctatTTGACTTGGCGTCAAATCTGGTTCTGGGCAGACAGAAGGTCCCGAAGAGTGCGATTGAAAGTCAGTTTCTAGATAAAGGAAATACAGACATTAAATAGTAAACACAATCAAGTCACACCAGTAGTAGAATCACAATGGATGAGAGCTGGTGTATCAGCATGGAACTGGGTCGGGACAAAAGCACATTGTGCCTCTCTTGGATGCAGTCATGGATGAGGgtttctgctgagtcatgagtgtgtttgtttgtttgtttttaacgcTGCCTCTTGTTCCTCTTTCAACCCAGATAACATCGAGGTGGCCTACCTGAAGACTCTGACCAAGGACAGTGTCATGCAGTTCTACAGGGTGAGCTTCGCCAAGTCTACACAGAAATCACACCTCAGACATTCATGAATTACAGTCTCTGCATTTGTCTGAGTAATGTGGGGCTAATGcctctgctgtgtttgtctgGGAGGTTAATGGGATCTGCTGATGGGTGGGACGTGGACTCTGCATGGGAGCGAGGGATGTAGCATGTTTTACCGACAgtcgtgtttgttttctgccccCTCTATTTGACATAGAAACACATGTATTCCAATGTTGCCATTCAGCATGCTCCGAGGTCTCCTCCACTTCAGTGTCATGAAGCTCAAACCACTAAGATGAGCTGGAAATCCCTGCAGAGACCAGGGGTCAACTCACAGGCcattaacagaaaaaaataatatcgatctacttacacgtaaaccaaccaaaaccttgtgaaatgacatgaaaccatgtgatcatcgcaaagatatttgtcatggaaaagtccaaccagcagcagaagcaggtgcaagtcatgtccaTCACATTtactagagaaaaaaaagaaagaaatacacttgatgcaaacaaataattttatttaaacttcaaagatgataaaaaaaaaaagtaaagtgtaATTGAAAGTATGGGTTctaaattttcaaaactgcttcaacaggtgctttcatgtaCAGCTTTTACTGTttactttctttgtcatttttttcctttacaagaacttctccatagttggcaactatcacagatttgcagctgtcaagtcagtgacacactactgccaccatatgtggctcatgaattaaaacttttttggaaaccaaaaaaaaaaacttcagcggcccactaggtggcgctcgcggcccaaccatggaccccaaccctatggttaagaagcACTGAGGTGGGTGATGTCATTCATTCTGATGTCTGGAGTGAAAACCCGCTAGGAGGCGCTGAATGGTCATGCAGGAGGCCACTGTGGCGCCACCAGCTGGTGAGGCAGGTGACGTCTCTTTGCCATCCTCCGGTGATGTGAGACAGAGGCGGCCGGTCAAAGTCAGACGTGAGCTGCAGGCAGGATTCCCCAGGATCCATCGTGGCCCAGAGCCTTCATCAGTTTGGGCGTCATGACTCGGTGTATTGGCGGCCACGCGCCTCCGGAGCCTGTCAGTGACAAGAATGGGTCCATCAGAGCCCAGCTGAATCCAGCTCATGCATTTGTAAAGTGCCATCAGCACCACACCGTCTTCAGAGCCTCCTCCATTCACACAAGTCTGAAACAGATCTGTCGCGTATACAGACTCTATCTGCAGGTTTCCTGCTCTGTGCACTGGATCTGGAGAGTTGTACAGCCGCGCTGATATGTTCATTGTGTTGCTTTTCTTGAGTTTAGCAAccaaaagagagaaaatgtaAGAATGGAACTAAaacatttggagaaaaaaatcaGGGGGGATGGATCTTGCATGTACCAGGAAACTGTGTGTTGGTGTTTAAAGATGGCCGCTGTCCCGCAGGAGCGGCTGACCGTCGGTGCTCCGAAGAGACACAAGGTGTCGGTCCACGTTCTGTCCAGAGAGATGGACTCTTGTGAGTAGCTGACCCGCTTCTGTCAGAGCCCCAGTTCTGGTTCTGAGAGTGTCGCTGCATGTGCGTCTGCAGGTCCCATCGTCGGAGAGTTCCCTGCGCAGAATGACGTCAACCTGGCGCCCGCTCCATCTCTGCCTCAGGTAGCACACTGACACACTTGTGTTTCTgtccctttccccggcctctcaccctaaacctaaccattcaaaacacgTAACCGTAAGAGGcgtaaccttgtggggtccagccatgTGTTCCgacaaagtcatacagtcctcacaaggatagtgtctttgtcaagaattggtccccacaaagtaggctAAACAAGCGTGTACACTTTTTAaacttttggatttttcttGTAAATTATTCCCTCAAGGCCAAAACTATCCattgaatatgtatttttattacaatgtaatattcatttccaacaaaaaaactgaacagTTTTGTTTGAATTTATTGCAGAATTGTTTTGGATCATAGTTCCAtagatgattttctttttttgtcttgtaatGTTTATTCAGAACATTATTTTGTCCTtaatccttgtttttttttacatatgattctaaatatttttcaaccatgttttaaatattttttttaattttaaatgtgaCAAGTGACCCTTGATTTATTTTAGCattatagattttttaaaaaataattccctttttattattcatttttctgaagttttGGATTTTGAATCAATTTTATAATTTAATATGCAGTATATataatttgtttttactttaaTACATTGTTTTCCATATTTGTACTTATTAAACTTATATGAGTCaagataaaatatttttatttatctcgcctttctcctttcatttttttttcccattttttttctgtatatttttcacaaataatcTCCCTTTCAGTCGCTTCATTTATTAGCCTTATTTATTTGGACAATTTTCCCAAATGGATATTTGATGATTCATGtgtaatattttgaaatattgttcAGTAAAAACTAACACGGAACTGGTGTGTGTCGCAGCCGTCGCTGGTCCAGGACATGACGGAGTTCAAGCGCAGCCTCCCGCTCTTCCCGCTGGTCAAACCTCACATCAACTTCATGGCGGCTAAACTGTGAGCGACAACTGGCCGCGGCGCTCGGATCGTCGGGACGACGGAGCGAGCGCGAGCAggcacgtgcgtgtgtgtgtgcatgtgtggcaGGCTGGAGCCACCAGAATCAAACGTGTTTGAATTTCAAGTTAGTCGTGGCCGTAGCAGTGAGGTGGGCGGCGGGCAGGGAGCGTCGCCGCCGCGCCGCCATGAAGGTTCACCCGTCGGCCTGGTAGCTCAACTGTGGAAATATTTTACTGAGACATTTTAACGGATGCATCCGAAGACGGTCTGCCTtatatttatcctttttttagttttcatcaCCGCGCGGCAGCCGTTAAAACGCTGGAGCCTTTTAACTCCATCCTTAAATCCCGCCGTAGAATCTCAGGGTTTGACTTCAGTTTCACCCCCAAATGTTCCTTCTTCACCCCAAGAGGTTGCCCATATATGCACTTCTGTCACTCCAGCAATAAACCCGAGtccaacagcgccccctgctgagtaGCAACCGGCGGCTCAAGATGATGTCAAAAGTTCATCGCTCACTTCTTCCCCCCCCATTTGACCGTCGCTCCAGCGTTTTAGCGTCTCACCGGGATCCACACTTTTAATGACGACTCGACaggtttttatattttatttgaacatgACTTGAGTCACAGGCCGCTGTCACCGATGTTTTAAGATTGtcttgtgtttaataaaagactgaatgtaaaaaaaaaaaaaaagtttgtttgactcatgGGACGAGTCCACAGGAGCTGGCGTGTCCTAACAAGGAATCAAGCTCTCCGTTTCATGAAGTGGCTATTGCCGACTACACTGAagcgtaacattatgaccacatgcAGCGTTAAGCTTTTGCCTGATACTGATCtgacaactagtgatgggcttatgaggcttcgtgaaacggtGTCCTCCTTTTcccaggccactagatggcactctctgctcaaaaagcatttttaaatcgagagcgccacctactgagctctgaaaatgaggacagcgtTTCTTGGAGCCTCATAAGGCCATCACTACTGGCAACCACTGACCACTTCTGAAGGACAGTTGGTCTGTATTACAGTGTGATACTTCAGGGGTGTTTGTCCTCTTCAAACTGAGACGTGAACTGTTGTTTGGGGCGAGTCATTCTGATGACAGAGAGGAGTGAAACTTGTAGAATCCAACATTCAAAGTTCAGTTTTTGGCTGTCTGAGGTCCAGTGAAGTCCTCATGTAAAGGCCCTGGAGGAAGTCCTGACTCCAGTCCATAGCTTGGAGAAGACCGTCAACCTTCTCAAGGACACAGCTGTCAAGATTTTGGAGAACAGTTTGGTGTCTTGATATTGGGACCTGAATCCACATGGTGGTGGGGAAAGAACCTTGAATGCAACTGTAGCAGAGTCACACAAAATGTAGATCTTAGAACCGGAGCTCTTTGTTTCATCCTGAAACCCCTGACCAGCCGGACCCCAGAGTTGAAGTGGAACGCACCTCTAAtccaagtcacgtgaccaaacacCAGCACAGCTTCTCCACTGGAGTGAAGCGGATCCCATCACAGCTCAGAATCTTTATTGATCATCAGGATACATTCCACAGTGAATCTCTGGCTCCAAAAGCAACGTTAGAAAACTCTCCACAACAACATGCGAGTGTCAGCGTCCGAGCGCGTCGGGTCAAAAGTGAAAGTTTGTGAGGACGGTGGAGGAGATGACAGTCTCTGGTTCTCACTCCTCAGGCTTCCTCCTGCTCCGGGAAGTTGAGGATCTTGCGATGGGCTTGTCTCAGGTACTGCTGCTGCTTGAAGTAAACTTTGAAGGCTCCTTTGATGGCCACGAACGCGATTCCTCCCTGAACACAGCAGCACACGAACGCGTCACGTGACGTCATACATTGGTGGCTGGCGCCGCACCCACCAGGATGGTCCGCTGCAGGTTGGAGTTGACGCTGCTGAACATGAGCTTCCCCACGATGGTGGCGATGGTGGGGAAGACCAGGGCGCCGCACAGGATCCGAGTGGCTGAGACATGGTCTGCCAGGGGACTGGCCTCGGCCGGGATCCGGGGGACCGGACAGCCGATCCCTGCAGGGAGACGGAACGTTGGGAATTATCAGTTCAGTGAGCGGCCATATTGGATCACACCACACCACAATGAGGATGATCCGACGAGTATcttggtccatagttcaagtcaactgttcagagacatgagatacagcagccatttaacccctaaataaagctggcagagcagcctgtcagacaccagcggcttctaccagagacctgaaacattgagtttctcatctctacacttagttcactgttctattgaaacatcaacaaataatgatgttggagacaaactccactgagaAGTTTCTTTCTTAAGTCTTACTCAAGCAATGGGGTGACTTGACTCTGAAACAGGACTCTCTTCGGAGCAGGAGGGGCAACTACACTGCTGTAAATATGTTAGCGTATTCCACACAAGGTGCGAATCGTGGGGTTTCATCTGGCGCCGGCAGCTCATTGGCCAGTGTGCAAGCGGTTCTGACCCGGGAAGATGGTGCTGAGGATCTGCAGCTTGTTGCTGTACTTCCTCCACAGCCGCAGCACGTAGTCCTcccagcggatcatcttccccAGGATCAGCATGACGGGGATGGTGGGCAGGCCGATGAGCAGGAAGAGGGGGTCGGCCCGCTCCATCACGTCCAGGCCCTCCTTGTGACCCACCACCTGCAGACCACGGGACGTCAGAGTCGGACCGCAGGGTGGGGGGATTCCGTCGCGGCTCTCTCTCACCTG
It encodes the following:
- the marchf5 gene encoding E3 ubiquitin-protein ligase MARCH5 codes for the protein MAEETAVAMQQNLDRSCWVCFATDEDDRTAEWVRPCRCRGSTKWVHQSCLQRWVDEKQRGNSTARVACPQCNAEYLIVFPKLGPVVYVLDLSDRLISKAGPFAAAGIMVGSIYWTAVTYGAVTVMQVVGHKEGLDVMERADPLFLLIGLPTIPVMLILGKMIRWEDYVLRLWRKYSNKLQILSTIFPGIGCPVPRIPAEASPLADHVSATRILCGALVFPTIATIVGKLMFSSVNSNLQRTILGGIAFVAIKGAFKVYFKQQQYLRQAHRKILNFPEQEEA